The DNA region CCCTCCGCCAGCAGCTCGCCCAGCCCCTCGCGGCGGTGGGCGATGGCCTCGATGGCCCGCACCATGGCCGCCGTGTCACCCCAGGCCAGCGCCGTCTCGCCCTCGAGGAGGCCGCGCTCGCTCGCCTCCATGCTCATGGAGAGGGCGTTGCCCGTCTCGATGGTGTCGATGCCCAGGTCGTTGCAGAGGTGGATCATGTAGGCGATGGAGGCGGCGTCGTCGTTGCCGCAGTTGACCCCCAGCGCCCAGGCGGACTCGTACTCGAAGGACTCGCCCCGTACCTTGAAGGGGCCCTCCTGGATCTCGACCTCCTTCTTGCAGGCGACGGGGCAGGCGTGGCAGGTGGGTTCGTCGACCAGGATGTGCTCGCGCACCCACTCGCCCGAGGTCAGCTCGGCCGTGGCCATGGTGGTGGTCTGGGCGTTCCGCACGGGCAGCGCGCCGGCCACGTTGGCGATGTTCATCAGGACGTTGGTCCCGTAGAGCGAGAGACCGCCCTTGCGCGGCGCCGTGATGGGGCTTTCGGCGATCAGGCGGATCGCCTCGTCGTGGGCGGGGCGGAAGGCCTCGGGATCGGCCGGCTTGGGCAGGCGCGTCGGGGCCTTGATGACCACCGCCTTCAGGTTCTTGGAGCCGGCCACCGCGCCGGTGCCGCCGCGCCCGGAGGCGCGGTCGTTCTCGTTGATCAGGCAGGCGAAACGCACCTGGTTCTCGCCCGCCGGGCCGATGGCGACGACGCTGACGTCCTCGCGTCCGTGCGCCTCCCGCAGCGCCGCCACCGTCTCGTGCACGCCCTTGCCCCAGAAGGGCCGCGCGTCGCGCAGCTCGACGCGCCCGTCCTCCACGTAGGCGTAGACGGGGTGGTCGGCACGGCCGCGGAAGACGAGGCCGTCGAAGCCCGCCCACTTGAGGCGGGCGCCGCTCCAGCCGCCCTGGTGCGAGTCGGTGACGGTGCCGGTGAGGGGCGAGCGGGTGACCACCGCCATGCGCCCGCTCATGTTGACCAGCGTGCCGGTGACCGGTCCCGTCATGAAACAGAGGATGTTCTCGGGGGAGAGGGGATCGACGTCGGGCCCGTTGTCCAGCACGAGGCGGACGCCCAGGCCGCGGCCGCCGATGTAGGTGCGCGCCAGCCGTTCGTCCATGGGCCGGTATTCGATCTGCCCGCTCGTCAGGTCGATCCAGGCGATCCGGTTCGCGTAGCCGCCCAGCATGGAACCGCCCCCACTCCATGAAGGATGCCGCGGCCGCCCGGCCCGCACGAGGGGGGGGGGAGGCGCGGCCAGTTCCACGATAAAAAGCGTTGTCAGCGGCGTCAACTTCAACCAGAAAGGCAAGTCCTTTCGCATGGCCGGCGCCGCTCGGCTCAACCGGCGCCGAGGTAGGCGCTGCGCACCTGCTCGCTGGCGCCCAGCTCGGCGGCGGGGCCGTGCAGGGCGATGCGGCCGGTCTCCAGCACGTAGCCGCGGTGGGCGACCTTCAGGGCCATGTGGGCGTTCTGCTCGACCAGCAGGATGGTGGTCCCCTGGGCGTTGATCTGGCGGATGATCTCGAAGACCTGCTGCACCAGGATGGGCGAGAGCCCCATGGACGGTTCGTCCATGAGGAGCAGCGCCGGCCGGGCCATGAGCGCGCGGCCGATGGCCAGCATCTGCTGCTCGCCGCCGGAGAGCGTGCCCGCCGCCTGGCGCCGGCGCTCGGCGAGGACCGGGAAACGCTCGTAGACCGCGGCCAAGTCGCGTTGGACGCCGGCGCCATCTCGGCGCTGGAAGGCGCCCAGGAGCAGGTTCTCCTCCACGCTCATCTCGGCGAAGACCCGGCGGCCCTCGGGCACCTGGGTGATCCCGCGCGCCACCACCTCCTGTGGCGAAAGGCGCTGGATCTCCGCGCCGCGGAAAAGGATGCGCCCCGAGCGCGGGTGGAGGAGCCCGGAGACGGTGTTGAGCGTCGTACTCTTGCCCGCGCCGTTGGCGCCGATGAGCGTGACGATCTCGCCCTCCTCCACCGAGAGGGAGATGCCGCGCAGCGCGGCGATGGGTCCGTAGCTGACGTGGACGTCCTCCAGCTCAAGAAACATCGGCGGCCGCCTCCTCGCCCAGGTA from Bacillota bacterium includes:
- a CDS encoding aldehyde ferredoxin oxidoreductase — its product is MLGGYANRIAWIDLTSGQIEYRPMDERLARTYIGGRGLGVRLVLDNGPDVDPLSPENILCFMTGPVTGTLVNMSGRMAVVTRSPLTGTVTDSHQGGWSGARLKWAGFDGLVFRGRADHPVYAYVEDGRVELRDARPFWGKGVHETVAALREAHGREDVSVVAIGPAGENQVRFACLINENDRASGRGGTGAVAGSKNLKAVVIKAPTRLPKPADPEAFRPAHDEAIRLIAESPITAPRKGGLSLYGTNVLMNIANVAGALPVRNAQTTTMATAELTSGEWVREHILVDEPTCHACPVACKKEVEIQEGPFKVRGESFEYESAWALGVNCGNDDAASIAYMIHLCNDLGIDTIETGNALSMSMEASERGLLEGETALAWGDTAAMVRAIEAIAHRREGLGELLAEG
- a CDS encoding ABC transporter ATP-binding protein; this encodes MFLELEDVHVSYGPIAALRGISLSVEEGEIVTLIGANGAGKSTTLNTVSGLLHPRSGRILFRGAEIQRLSPQEVVARGITQVPEGRRVFAEMSVEENLLLGAFQRRDGAGVQRDLAAVYERFPVLAERRRQAAGTLSGGEQQMLAIGRALMARPALLLMDEPSMGLSPILVQQVFEIIRQINAQGTTILLVEQNAHMALKVAHRGYVLETGRIALHGPAAELGASEQVRSAYLGAG